Genomic DNA from Solanum dulcamara chromosome 4, daSolDulc1.2, whole genome shotgun sequence:
GATTTCATTAACCAATCATCCAGGGGATGTGATTGACAAAAGGATAATGTAACTCCTACAGAGCACATCTCCTTGGCTCTCCTTCTAAATGCTCCTGGAACTAGAGCTAACAAAATACAAAAGATCAGAAAAATTACTCCAAGCAAAAAGGTTTTGAAAACATCTACATTAAGTGTGTGTATGGAAGTTGAAATGCCTTCAAAGCATCTCTGGTTTCACTCCTTCCATATGCTCCATAAAATCCACCGTGGTATCATCTTCCAAATGTCCCTAGTAGATTTCCTTACTTTGAATCCATTCCAAATAACCAAAACTTCCTTCAAGCTCCTAGGCATTACCCAGCTTGTACCAAAGATACTGTTCAACAGATTCGACAAGGTCCTTGCTACTATAAAATGCACAATTAGATGGTCTATATCTTCACCTTGAGCTGCCAGCCAGATAAAACATACCTGGGTTGGAGATTTTGTTCTCAATATCAATTTCCACGGTCAATCTTCAATGATATTGCTTCTATTAACCATTTACTTATATGCCACTCCTTGACTGTGCAGCTTTCTTTACCTCTATTTCCCCATATCAACCCGTCTTTCTCCAGCTGCTGTATctgaatattttgaattttgtccAAAAACTCTAGCATCTCTTCCACTTCCAAGTCATGGAATTATCTCCTGGCTGTTGATCTGTGAACCAAGTGGTTCACATAAcctaatttttagaaaaataaccGTGTATTCTTATGAGCTTGTAACTGTAATGAATTGCGATTCTAGGAATCCCTGTTGTCTTTGAATGTGTTATGTATGTCGAGTTTTCCTAAATTTTTCCTGTGATGGAAAAGATAAGCTCAGtagcatctttttttttttttaatgaaactGGTAACTCAATAgcatttgtatttttttttcatgatcCTCATATACCACATAACTAGTGCTGaatctattataataaaaagggcaacccggtgcactaaagctcccgctatgcgcaggtttcggggaagggcccgaccataagggtctattatacgcagccttaccttgcatttctgccagaggctgtttccaaggcttgaactgCTGAATCTATTATAATATTGCAAAGAAATAGTTCCTTATTAGATTGAAATCATACCCATGTAATTCACTTTAAAAAACTACAACTTAACCTATTTTAAAGTGTTTAAGGAATAACTACAAATCATAGCGTTACCTAGTTTGAGAAAATTTGAGTTACACTAATAATGTTGTTTCTAAGAGAACTGAATGGGCACTAGGCATGCAGGATAGAGTATAATGCTGGACTAGAAATTTATGTGTGAAAAAACCAAGGTATTCTATTATAACTTCAGTGGTCGAAGATTCTGCTTATCAAAGCAACAATGACATCTAGTGGAACAAACTAAAGGCATTACAAATTATTCAACCAATTTTACCAAATAACAATGACTAAAGCGTAGGGATAGTGATACAATTAGCTTCCTGTGTGACTTAAGGTATGTTCAGGTGAACTGCATGACTTTCTGCAAAAGGTTTATTCAACTTGATTTGAAGGGCATCGTATTATGTTTTCTGaattattttgttttctatTCATTTACCGTTGATTTAGGTGTCATATTAATAATTGGCTTTAATACttatgagggtgaggagagacgtgtctatttcagagaaccagtttggatttatgtcgggacgctcaactacagaagccatccatcttatgaggagactagtggagcagcatagggagaggaagagggacttgcatatggtattcatcgacctaggaaaggcttatgataaagtcccaagagaaatactatggacatgtttggaggctaaaggtgtacctgtggcatacattagggtgatcaaggacatgtacgagggagccaaaaccagggtaaggacagtaggaggggactcagagcactttccagtggtgatggggttgcatcaaggatcagctcttagtccttttttatttgccttagtgatagacggattgacgcgacaaattcaagatgcggtgccatggtgtatgcttttcgcggatgacatagtcctgatcgatgagactcgccgcggagttaacgctaagctggaggattggagacataccttggagtctaaagggtttaagttgagtaggacaaagacagagtacttagagtgcaagttcagtgagacacctcaggaggttgatgttgaagttaggcttggtgctcaggtcatccaaaagagaagtagttgcaagtatcttgggtctatcatgcaaggcagcggggagattgacgatgatgtcacacatcgtattgaggtagggtggatgaaatggaggctcgcttccggagtgctatgtgacaagaatgtgccaccaaaacttaagggcaagttctacaaagtggtggttagaccggctatgctgtatggggtggagtgttggccagttaagatttctcacattcaaaagatgaaagttgctgagatgagaatgctgagatggatgtgtgggcacaccaggagcgacagaattagaaatgaggctattcgggacaaggtaggagtagcCTCGATgaaagacaagatgcgggaaatgcgactgagatgatatggacatgtgaagaggaaagacatagatgccccagtgcggaggtgtgagaggctggccatggatggttacagaagaggtaggggtaggcccaagaagtattggggagaggtgattagacaggacatgacacagttacagcttacggaggacatgaccttagataggagagtgtggaggacccacattagggtagaatgctagttcatagtctcgttattcttctctattcataggcgtagtagtgcattacgatctcttgcgctgtgacttctgatttctgttatttctgttattatttattactttctatgctttgattactctattttacctGTGATgctatcattatttatttaatcgttatttgttatttgtatttatttatttgtatttatttgttatctattcgttatttgtttgttgtttttctcataaagcttttaatttcctattcttatctaacattttttatgcatttatgcttttactgagccgagggtctccaggaaacagccgtcctaccttggtaggagtaaggtctgcgtacattctaccctccccagaccccatgttgtgggatttcactgggttgttgttgttgttgttgttgttaatactTATGAATACCTCCAAATGCACACTTATGAATATCTCCAAATGCACCGATCTATGGGTCTGTAACCATGATGATTGAAGGTGCAACACAGGGATTTACATTGAAGACAGCAGTCTAAGAAAACCTACAATCTCTTGCAATCCATACACATTCAGCAGAACATAGAACACAATGGAAGCGATACCCATAAAGGCAATACCTACTAGTTGGAATTAAAGCTTAGTCATGTTTATATGCTTAAAGTTCAACATTTACTAGGATATCCATTTAGTTTAGAGATTTATATGTCAGTAGAAATAATAGAAAACCTACAGTACTAATGAAATCCAAACTATTGAATATTGGGAATGGAGTTGAGAATTCATGTAACTTGACCACAATTTCCTATGGGTTGAGGCATAGTTGTTATTGTCCTCTTCTTCAAGGTCATTCTGTTTATTCATTTTAGCAAATTCACCCATCACTTTGTCTTTGCTTCATATGATATGCATTGGCACTTCATTATGGTCTATCAATTGCCTACCTTTAACTGTCTTCGGCAgaaatcaatagaaaaaatTTCCATTAGTGTTTAGAGCTAATTGTTTATTCCATATTCAGGTCTCCAACCAGTTGAATATGTTATACTTGAAGTTTCTTAAGAGGAATCCCGGTTATAGTGGAAAGGTATAAAGATATAACTGAATATGCAAAGTTTCCTTCTTATTTCTCTATGAACTTGATGTTTACAATTCAGATTAAAGATACATACTAAAGTTTTGTAAAATATTCAGGTTTCCTTGTATGGTCATTCCCTTGGGAGCGTTTTGTCATATGATATCCTATGCCACCAAATAACACTGTCCTCACCTTTTCCCATGGAGTGGATGTACAAAGAACAGAATGAGAATGAATTGTCTCAGCAGGATCAGAGCAACTTATCTTTAGACCAAAACTTTGCCTTTAGTTCAGATGATAAAACTTATATTAGGGAGGAAAATAAGAGTAAACTGTCAGATAAAGACAAAATGAATGTAGAACCAAATTCGTCGGAGTCTGTGGAAGATCATACTGAAGATTTTTGTCATCCTGTGGGCCCTCCTGCTTCATCAGACTCAGACGAACCAGTTGCAACCGATGGTTTCAGGCAACATAATGATTCCTCAGCAAATGAAAATTCTCGTGAAACTCCTACTACTGATGAGAGAAACACTATAAATGATGCCGAGAATGTGGAAGATGGAATTGTTGAGTTTAATCAAAAGATCGATGAGGGAGTATCTGAATGTGAGAAAGACACAACAATCAATTCCCTGAGGGAAGAGGTAGTGACATGTCATATTCTGCAtgcattttttcatttttaaaaatattttctgtcGACTTAATTTTCTCCATCAATGAGACTGGTCCAGATTGATATGCTGAGAGCAAAAATCCAAGAATTAGAATCTGAGTGTGTAAAAGAAGGTACAGCTAGACAAATAAATAACCATTTATGGAGCTTAGTTTTTAAATTCCCCTAACTAATAGCATTTTTATTGAGTATCAAAGTAAATGGTCCTTATAAGTTTCTTTTGGGATGGGATGTGTAATGGAAGCAGAAAATGGAGGAACAAATTCAGCTACAAGAAATCAATCTACTCCTGAGGAAAGTGATTCAGCAAAGAGTTATACCCCGCAATTAAGATACACAAAGTTGAAATTTAAGGTAATACTTCTCCTTTGTAAGATGCTACTATTTTCTGGGTGTGTTTGGGCAAGTCTTGGTTGGATGTAGGAGTGTTCACGGTTTGGGTAAAAACTGATCCAAACcgaaaaaccaaaccaaaccgatcaaataaatcgattttttatttggtttggttttacatttttaaaaaccaataatatttggtttggttttggttttgttaAAAAAACCCGAAGAAATAACCGAACCGAATCgacaaattatatacatattttttttataattatacataatatattatgttttatgaatattttttcatgCAAAAAATATAGcacactaatttaaaatagtaaggtTTAATACGTATTTTATTTGTACATCCATATCATTAGCTTATGCATTATTCAGTAAGTTTATGTTGTTAAGCAGGaagttaaacataattaaatttctaatataagaattataagatccaAAATGGCACGaagacaatttattttttatgaatgaattattattatcttttcttctcttttgaatgaatcttttcttttatttttgtgtatggttaataaccgaataatcgaaccaaaccaaaccaaaaccGACAACAACCAAACTGATGTatgtatattttaattggtttggttttaataattttaaagccggttaaattggtttggttttggttttgtccaataccgaaccaaaccgacccGTGAACACCCCTAGTTGGATGTTGGAGCGGGACTTTCAATGTTCTTTAGAAACTCCTAGAAGAAAGTCATTGGCCTTATAGAAATCTTCATCTCTCTAAATGCTTGTATTATGCTTTCATCATTTTTTAGTACAAGACTATCAATATTCAATATCCTTTTAAGTATAGTATGATTAACAATTTTCTTTGAATGCATTAACTGGCTTTTGATAATTTGACCTTTAGTTCTCGTGATTATTCTCCATTTGTTGGATACTCCAAGACATCTTCTAACTTTGACTGTTTATTCTTTGGTTCTTTCATAAAAAGGTTGATACATTTTTCGCTGCCGGATCCCCTCTTGGTGTTTTTCTTTCCCTCCGCAATGTTCGTATTGGGATTGGTAATTCTTCTACTGTCGATATTTAAGTGCATGTTGATGACATTGCTTATTTTTCCTCTGAATCTTGTGGAGGCAGTGGGTGGGTGGGTATACTTTGTACTTTTGTGAAATCTCTTGAATATTTTGCCATAAGCCTGTAAGATTGTTGTCTGTTTGCTTGAATAGACATCTAATGTTTGTTTCCATAGATCTAATAAGTATACTTTAGCTACTATCAAATCTGCTGACTTTCTGCAGTATAAACCTAATCTTTATATATCACTCAGCCGAaagattttctttttacttcAGTAGCAGTAAATAAATGTTTgtcaaattaaatttttaaaaaatgtttatcAAATCCTCCTGGTGCATTATGTTGCCTTTAGTTCTGCAAGTTCCCAAGAATCCTATGGATGCTATAAACTCTGTATGTTGGCGGTGACTGTTGCCTTTTGATGTTTACTTTATAAGGGTTTAATTCATATGTTTTTTTTGGTTCTAGGCAACTCATGGGTGTTTGAAATATGGCagttctctttcttctctctgtTAAAGATGGTGGTTCATCTGTTTCACTTAGTTATCATTTCTTATGTTCTGTTTTATCCTGGTATGACAGGCAAGGGGAAAGAATACTGGGAAGAGGATAATATAGTTGAAGAGATGCCAGCTTGTCGACAAATGTTCAACATTTTCCACCCTTTTGATCCAGTGGCATACAGGTttaattgttgttattgttgctaCTTTGTCATCTTTTTTGTTATACAAGCTCATGCATGCTTGTCTCCTACTTCAGAATAGAACCACTCGTCTGTAAAGAATATCTCAACAAACGCCCCGTCATTATACCCTACCACAGAGGGGGGAAACGACTGCATATTGGTTTTCAGGTAAGGTCTCCATAGTTACGTGATTAATGTGCTAGGTTCCTTCCACCATCTTTATTAATGTGCATCCTGATACTACTTGGTGCAGGAATTTAAAGAAGAAGTATCTTTGCGTTCACATGCTTTTGTGAACAATATAAATACTGTAAAGGTGTGTTTTCTCCCTATTTGTTGATGTGACATTACATGCACAAAAGGGTGGTATGTTTGTAATTGAGATGATAAGATTTGATATCACTCATTAGGAAGTTTGTTATCCTGTAATCTTGCAAAGATAGACAAATGAAGAATAAATTATTCGGCTTATTACAAATGAAACTTGCTGATTGGATTTTAAATGACCTTAGCAAAATCAGAGAACAGCTGTTTGAAGTATAGATCTGTACATGGTCTTTTAACATTATAACAAACAGCTGGTTAAAGTTGAGATCCCTGCTGAACAGATCGCTTGACATGGAAAATAATTGTTTGTTTTGGTTTATAAACCATGAATTGAACGACTTGTGTTATGCTTCTATAACCTGATGTTCTCCTTTCAATTATCATGCTGGAAACGTGTCCTCTTCATCTAactatttttgatgacatgtaTGTTCTTTCACAAGTTCGAAACTTCAAATCCTGGATTATCATCATTTCTTTGTGGGGATTAAGGTTCCATATTTTCCTTCTTATTTGGTTGGTGTGGCGTGAACTTCATATGTCATTCAAAAGTCATTTACAGAAGATGGGTAGATTTGCTTGTTTTAGTGTTTAGCCTTAATTTTTGTGATTATTTTATGGTTTTCAATTAGGTCTCATGATGCCAATGAGTTATGGATATTAATGACGCTTTGTGATTAGGTAAAGGTGATTACTCTTTGTCAATCAAGAGACAAGGATGGCGAAGATGGTAATAAAAGCAAGCATTTCTTTTTCGAGTGCTTTCTTCCACTTTAGATTTTAAAAGTTCACCTCTTTTCTCTGTGACAGAAGCTATCAGCTATAAATCAAGCTGGAGCCTCTCCCCCCACCCCACCAAACACCGTTTTACCTTCCTATCTTTCTAGGTAATTATGTCACTTTCTTGCAGAGGTTACCCAAGAGTCTCAGGAGATAGAAGAGAGGTCATATGGCTCAATTATGATGGAGAGATTAACTGGAAGTGAAGATGGTCGAGTAGATCATGTTTTACAAGTACGTTCATTCACCAGTAGACCTTGAAACAGTTGTTCTATTTACGTGATATCTTCCCAGTTTCTTCTGCAATTGAAGGCTTAATCTTCTGTGTTACATGGCTATTCTTCTTGCTCTTTCTACCCTTTCATTGTTTTCCTGTAGCTGTTCTAGTCATTAGATGTTTGTATGTATGTGGGTGCTTGTTCAGTATACAAATTGATGTTATTCAGTACATAGATAGCCCCTTAAACTTGGCGCGAACTGCTAGTTAGACACCTCAACTTTCTTAGTGACCATTTAAATACCTCACTTTACAAAGGTGTCTCAAGTACACCTTGCGTTGACATGGCATATTGTTTGTTTTCCACTAACATTTGAGTGCGTGGAAAgcttaaattatgttttttctctcttttttcaaaaaaatttcacCTTTCTTCACCAGACTTTTTCATGGGTCTatacattttcaaaaaaataataatcaggaAATCAGGTCTAATGGGTCTTATACATTTTAACCATTGATGACAAAACAAGGTGGAAATATAAATTTCCATCTATAAAAAAGCATGTAAAATCTCTTACCATTAATGCCGATCATTTCCATCGATTAAATCCCCATCGGTAATGGGCAAGATTGGAGAGTAAGGAGGGTTTCCTCTACAATTACTTTTCACCCAAAACAGAGAGTTTCACGTGTTCCCCggcggaggaaggttttggtcaTGATTAATAGCATTCGTGGTTGGCTTGAGGGCATAAAATCTATGACAGAAGAATTCCACCATCTTCTTTCAGCATGTGTTAGGAAACTGATTTCTTAACTTTTACATTATGCACAAAATGGAAGTACGACCTCCTGTTCTCATACTAATCATTAGACAAAGATCATCAAAAGAAgcttttcaataattttaaaagcTTTAAAAAATTAGGATTACTGTAAGGAATTAAGTTTCAAAAGTTTACAAGCATGAGGCATTCCACCGTCTACTATTCATATTTTTTGCTTTACTGTCTGTCCATGTTGCGAACTTAAGTTCTAATGTCCAGCTAACTGGATCAAAAGTTTTTTTCCTTTCTGAAATCCACATgattttttgtgtgtatatatgttatACAAATCATTAGGTTCTTCCTATGTGTTCCTTTTAACACCAGGCAGCTGACAATGTCCATGGATgagtttatatattttatactcACCAGTCGCAGTTGCCTTttgttcttatttctttttttattgtaGGATAAAACATTTCGGCATGCATACATTTCAACCCTTGGAGCGCACACGTAAGTATCCTTATCAATTTAAGAGGGTTTATTATGCCAATTTCATGTCTCCCCTAAATAATGATTGGAAGGCTTATTTACCCAAAAAGCTCTCTTGTGCAAATGAAGAAAATGGTGGTGATCTGAAGTGTTTCAATGACAAAAATCCTTTGTGTTCATAGTGTCTTTTCATACTGTAAGACTTTGGAAACAGCCTGTCTACTTCcacgaggtaggggtaaggtctgcgtacactctaccttcCCCATATCCAatttgtgagatttcactgtgtatgttgttgtagttgtaAGACTTGTATAATATGCAAAATGACAGAAATTATGGAGGAGTCTGAACTAAGTAATTCAGAGACAGAAGTGCTTAATGGTTATGGTAGTTCAACCAGTGTCAACTTACTCCACTACTCAAGGTCCCTTTTCATTGGATTTTCCACTACTTCTCTCTACAAGTCTCCTCTTGTTAGGGAACTCCGTCAAATCTTTCCTTGTCGTAGTCGACTTTTCTGTAACTCAATATAGGTTTTATGCAATAGAGAACCCCTCTAGACTCATTAATTAAAGCATTAAAAATATGAATTCCCCTGCTTTCTGGCTGTGTCAGTTGAACTTTCTGGAAGCAAGTTTGTCCAGGACGGTTTTGTTGTTGGCAAGAAATGCATGTTTAAGTACCATTCTTTTCAATCAAAAAATCGGTAGAGCAAAAAGTTTGGTCATTTTATCCTAGAAGTTCTTTCTTCCTTGTCATCCTAGTTACCTACTATTCTTGGACTAGTTAATGCATAACATTGGAAGTCGAGAGAATGAGGAGTTGTTTAGTTCAAGAACTAGTTCAGAGATTTTAGTAATAATGTAGGGATACAAATCTTGTGTTATTTACACAGAAAAAACATTTGTAATTTAAGTTGTGTTGCAAAACAAATGTCATATTAGTTATGCGGAATATAACGCCagaattatttttcttgatgCAGCTAACCAAAAAAACTCTTTTGGAGAAGAGCATATTCAAATTGGTTTTCCTTGTTTGGACAATATTTGGTTGAGATTGAAAAGAcgagtatttgaagtttaagttataaaaaaagaatattttgcAAGTTGTCAATGTGTCTGGACATGCATTTTACTTGGAAAAAAGTTGGAAATTTTGTGAGTGAACACTATTATTTCACTTGAAATACTCATcttttcaacttcaaattccCTATTTCAAGCTGAAGATGAAATAATGGACAAAATGGTAAAGAAAACATTGtttgaaattaatttgaatatttaCAAATGATGATAATGTATGTCCAAACGCCTACAAACTGAGCAGTTAGCTAATCCGAAAACATACACGTGACTTTCTGTATATAGCAAACCTTGACATATTCTAATGGTGCTAGTTTCTTGTTCTCCCTTGTTCGTTATCCATGGAGAATGTGGTCTCATGGTGCCTATCTTGTATGATTCTCTGGCATTTGATTCCTTTTGGAGATTATTAAAGCTTCTTGAGTCATAACCAACATTTCTTTTAAATAGGCCTGGTATACTTGCATCTTTGCCAGCCTTTCGACATCCTTAGACAACTCTATCAAATTTAGATTTGTTAATAGTCTCATATATTTAAATGTCAATTTGTTGCATTCTTCTGCATATACTTGAAGGGCTTTTAAGAAGTCTGAATTCAGACTTGACCTTACAATTAGCACTTTTATTTTAGGTTTTGCTGCTTTAAGCGGTATGGTGTAGTGTCtacaccaatttttttttggttcaacTTTGGTCTCCTGACTAATTTATGCACATCTCGACTAATCTACCGAGTACTTGCTACCTACTACCAGTATAGGTGTCGGCTAACCTATCTGCCATGGGTTAGAAAAATAGTAAGAGATCATCTAGGGTTATTTCGTGTCTAATGGGATGCGAATCCAGATTGCCTATGGTTCATTTTGTAATCCGTTGCAGATAGTTTTGTTGGTGAGACATGTCAGGTCAAAATTGCTTGCCAACCCATTTTACTATATTACTTCATGAATCTCATCTCTAAGGCAACTTTTGATCAAGATTTTCCATTTGTTCTGTGGTATATTGAAAACTTTTAAATGGTTTAACTTTTTCCAGGAACTACTGGAGAGATAACGATACAGCTCTTTTTATGCTGAAACACTTGTATCGAGGTATACCGGAGGATTCCTACTCGTCTTGTGAACCTGTGGAAGGAAGTTCAAAGGATGATAGAGATACAGAGACCTGGTGTGATCAAAGAGAGGAGGCTGACGAAGAATTCCCATTAACATTTGCGGACAAACTCACTGTGAAAAGTTTTTCTCACAAAGCCCGGAAAACTTTGAAGTGGTGAATCATGCTGATCTCTTTTGACTAGAGGTGCAGAAAAACACCAATTCTGGAGTTATGTTACTTCAACACTAATCAGTAAAAGCACAACTTCTTTTTATACCAGACTCAAAcaaggagaatgttgaaggtataTCTGCCTTATGCAATGCTCAAATTGTTGGGCTTATTTCTGAAGCGCGGTAAGGGAAAACCTTATACTGATTTCAGAATTTGATGTGAACGAAGGTATTTCTCCGCATCTGTGATGTTAACCATCTCCCGTCAGATTGGTCTCTGTCTTGAAAGGAAAATGAGAAACACAAGATCAATCCTCCAGTGTATACATTGAAAAAGGATATGCTTATGTCACTTGAGCCGTTTGTGAATACTTGTTTTTAGATGTGAATTTCTGGCACTGAACATGTAAATATATGTAGCTGTTAGAAAGTGACCACAAGCGGGCAGGAAATTGATGTGGTGGAGACTCAAGTCGAGGTGATGGATTACTATCACTATAGATAGATGCTCTTTCTGAATTGTGTTCAATGCTACCTGATATTCCAACAAGGGTTTACACTTTTCAGCCCTTGTAATTGAAAATAGCTCTACTTATGAAAGTTGAAATTCTAGATTAATCATTGTTAAGTATAGAAAGTCATCATCATTTTGTGTTCAAATTAAACCTAAAAAGTATATTATATAAATCCCGACAAGAGAAAATAATAGAATTCTAATTAGTTATTCCATCCAAGAACAACAATCTATACTCTAATTATCCCCTCCATCAGCATTTCAATTGATCTCTCTTGAGGAAGAAAACCTACTTAAACAACTTAAAAGACTTGGCCCAGTTTGAGTTTGAAAGTCAACAGACGTCTAGTATTGACTACACTCAACTCCTAACTCATTATACTAGTTATTGTTAAACACAAGAAAAGCAAAACACGAAGTCCAGGCCGAAATATATCAGTCGCGTctattttgattcaaaagaaaggtgaagGACTTGACAACCTTACGTTGTTGAACTGATAATCATCTATTGACTAACCTAACATCCTCCTAAATCTAGTGATCTTTCAACTGTAGCATTTTCctcattgaaaaaataaaatctaaattcTTGGGACCAAACAAGTTTGTTCGACTTTGATTTGGTAcggtttgattttttaaaatgttatgTAAATATCTCGCCTAATATTAAACTTGATATTGTTCAATTTCATTTATTCGATTTGGTAGTTATGATTTGTCCGATTTGAATAAATAGTCGTTACTTTCTTTTTCGTATTTAAGagctaaaaaaatattagacaaaacactaaattaaaaaaatgaattttg
This window encodes:
- the LOC129887963 gene encoding phospholipase SGR2: MASVSGSKGEIDETSPDMLKNTPSNIRRLADEIEHLEGRQKYLAQTRSPSDGGDVRWYFCKMPLAVNQPAAAVPKTEIVGKGDYFRFGLRDSLAIEASFLQREDELLSCWWKEYADCSEGPKGAPNRFNPASEISSPESSQAGEDLVEEERVGVPVKGGLYEVDLVKRHCFPVYWNGENRRVLRGHWFARKGGLDWLPLREDVAEQLEFAYRSKVWHRRTFQPSGLYAARVDMQGFSPGLYAIFTGEDDTWEAWLNADASGFSGAIGFGGNGVKLRRGYALPQSPKPTQDELRQQKEEEMDDYCSQVPVRHLVFMVHGIGQRLEKSNLVDDVSDFHHITSILAERHLTSYQRGTQRVLFIPCQWRKGLKLSGEAAVERCTLDGVRGLRELLSATVHDVLYYMSPIYCQAIIDSVSNQLNMLYLKFLKRNPGYSGKVSLYGHSLGSVLSYDILCHQITLSSPFPMEWMYKEQNENELSQQDQSNLSLDQNFAFSSDDKTYIREENKSKLSDKDKMNVEPNSSESVEDHTEDFCHPVGPPASSDSDEPVATDGFRQHNDSSANENSRETPTTDERNTINDAENVEDGIVEFNQKIDEGVSECEKDTTINSLREEIDMLRAKIQELESECVKEENGGTNSATRNQSTPEESDSAKSYTPQLRYTKLKFKVDTFFAAGSPLGVFLSLRNVRIGIGKGKEYWEEDNIVEEMPACRQMFNIFHPFDPVAYRIEPLVCKEYLNKRPVIIPYHRGGKRLHIGFQEFKEEVSLRSHAFVNNINTVKVKVITLCQSRDKDGEDEVTQESQEIEERSYGSIMMERLTGSEDGRVDHVLQDKTFRHAYISTLGAHTNYWRDNDTALFMLKHLYRGIPEDSYSSCEPVEGSSKDDRDTETWCDQREEADEEFPLTFADKLTVKSFSHKARKTLKW